The Hydrogenophaga crocea genome contains a region encoding:
- a CDS encoding sulfite exporter TauE/SafE family protein encodes MPEYAIVIAGFAVGLIVGLTGVGGGSLMTPILIFFFGVKPYLAVGTDLLFAATTKAGGTLSLARQKLVPWRVVAWLSAGSLPAAALTLYTLHRVGPASAPVQKAMTLTLGVALVLTALAMFYKAARGRQLPRQLNHADLDQAMRARHPALPVLFGALIGTLVTLTSVGAGAIGVSVLLLLFPLLPLPRIVAADIAYAVPLTLLAGLGHASLGSVDWHLLGLLLCGSLPGIWLGTRLVHRTPERLVRSGLSVLIGYAGLKLIAI; translated from the coding sequence ATGCCCGAGTACGCCATCGTCATCGCCGGATTCGCCGTGGGCCTCATCGTGGGGCTCACAGGGGTGGGCGGCGGCTCGCTCATGACGCCGATCCTGATCTTCTTCTTCGGCGTCAAGCCCTACCTGGCCGTGGGCACCGACCTGCTGTTCGCGGCCACCACCAAGGCCGGCGGCACCCTGAGCCTGGCGCGGCAAAAGCTCGTGCCCTGGCGCGTGGTGGCCTGGCTGTCGGCGGGCAGCCTGCCGGCCGCCGCGCTCACGCTCTACACCCTGCACCGCGTGGGGCCCGCGAGCGCACCGGTGCAAAAGGCCATGACGCTGACGCTGGGCGTGGCGCTGGTGCTCACCGCGCTGGCCATGTTCTACAAGGCCGCGCGCGGCCGCCAGCTGCCGCGCCAGTTGAACCACGCCGACCTCGACCAGGCCATGCGCGCGCGCCACCCCGCGCTGCCGGTGCTGTTCGGCGCGCTCATCGGCACCCTGGTCACGCTGACCTCGGTGGGCGCCGGCGCCATCGGCGTGTCGGTGCTGCTGCTGCTGTTTCCCCTGCTGCCGCTGCCGCGCATCGTGGCCGCCGACATCGCCTACGCCGTGCCGCTCACGCTGCTGGCCGGCCTGGGCCACGCCAGCCTGGGCTCGGTCGACTGGCACCTGCTGGGCCTGCTGCTGTGCGGCTCGCTGCCCGGCATCTGGCTGGGCACGCGCCTGGTGCACCGCACGCCCGAGCGGCTGGTGCGATCGGGCCTGTCCGTGCTGATCGGCTACGCCGGCCTCAAGCTGATCGCGATCTGA
- a CDS encoding nitrite/sulfite reductase, with protein MYRYNDFDRQFVQLRAAQYRDQLQRWQAGTLSDDAFKPLRLQNGWYIQRFAPMLRVAVPYGDINSEQLRVLARVAREFDHKEAHDTSKANAALADVPSLPDRTAHFTTRSNVQFNWIPIERSADVMDLLASVGLHGIQTSGNCIRNTTTDALAGIAVDEVADPRPFAELLRQWSTLHPEFAFLPRKFKVAITGAREDRAATPWHDVGLRLWHNVDGELGFQVRVGGGMGRTPIIGTVIREFLPWHQMRNYLEAIVRAYNRFGRRDNAYKARIKILVKAEGQAFADAVEAEYRDILDKDGAPHTITQAELDRLTAFFAPPPASCDRKSADAKIAHILKAAAEDDLEFSRWLTRNVKPHQNPDLRAVTLSFKRVGQAPGDATAEQLERAADLADRFSSGEARVTHEQNLLLPWVRCDQLPELWREARRLGLAKPNIGLLTDMIACPGGDFCDLANARSLPIAQAVLSRYTDLDELHDLGEIDLHMSGCINSCGHHHSGHIGILGVDKDGQEWYQVTLGGSDGTRLSGAATPGKVIGPSFAASEVPEVLEAVLDTYRAQREADETFIATLRRVGIEPFKTAANAVRSATARTTETA; from the coding sequence ATGTACCGCTACAACGACTTCGACCGCCAATTCGTCCAACTGCGCGCCGCCCAGTACCGCGACCAGCTCCAGCGCTGGCAGGCCGGCACCCTGTCCGACGACGCCTTCAAGCCGCTGCGCCTGCAGAACGGCTGGTACATCCAGCGCTTCGCGCCCATGCTGCGCGTGGCCGTGCCCTACGGCGACATCAACAGCGAACAGCTGCGCGTGCTGGCCCGCGTGGCGCGCGAGTTCGACCACAAGGAAGCGCACGACACCAGCAAGGCCAACGCCGCGCTGGCCGACGTGCCCTCGCTGCCCGACCGCACCGCGCACTTCACCACGCGCTCCAACGTGCAGTTCAACTGGATCCCGATCGAGCGCTCGGCCGACGTGATGGACCTGCTGGCCTCGGTGGGCCTGCACGGCATCCAGACCAGCGGCAACTGCATCCGCAACACCACCACCGATGCGCTCGCGGGCATCGCCGTGGACGAGGTGGCCGACCCGCGCCCCTTCGCCGAGCTGCTGCGCCAATGGAGCACGCTGCACCCCGAGTTCGCCTTCCTGCCGCGCAAGTTCAAGGTGGCCATCACCGGCGCGCGCGAAGACCGCGCCGCCACGCCCTGGCACGACGTGGGCCTGCGCCTGTGGCACAACGTGGACGGCGAGCTGGGCTTCCAGGTGCGCGTGGGCGGCGGCATGGGCCGCACGCCCATCATCGGCACGGTGATCCGCGAGTTCCTGCCCTGGCACCAGATGCGCAACTACCTCGAAGCGATCGTGCGTGCCTACAACCGCTTCGGCCGCCGCGACAACGCCTACAAGGCGCGCATCAAGATCCTCGTGAAGGCCGAAGGCCAGGCCTTCGCCGATGCGGTGGAAGCCGAGTACCGCGACATCCTCGACAAAGACGGCGCGCCGCACACCATCACCCAGGCCGAGCTCGACCGCCTCACCGCCTTCTTCGCGCCGCCGCCCGCGAGCTGCGACCGCAAGAGCGCCGATGCCAAGATCGCCCACATCCTCAAGGCCGCGGCCGAGGACGACCTGGAGTTCAGCCGCTGGCTCACGCGCAACGTGAAGCCGCACCAGAACCCCGACCTGCGCGCCGTCACGCTGTCGTTCAAGCGCGTGGGCCAGGCGCCCGGCGACGCCACCGCCGAACAGCTCGAACGCGCGGCCGACCTGGCCGACCGCTTCTCCAGCGGCGAAGCGCGCGTGACGCACGAGCAGAACCTGCTGCTGCCCTGGGTGCGCTGCGACCAGCTCCCCGAGCTCTGGCGCGAGGCGCGCCGGCTCGGCCTGGCCAAACCCAACATCGGCCTGCTCACCGACATGATCGCCTGCCCCGGCGGCGACTTCTGCGACCTCGCCAACGCGCGCTCGCTGCCGATCGCACAGGCCGTGCTCTCGCGCTACACCGACCTCGACGAGCTGCACGACCTGGGCGAGATCGACCTGCACATGAGCGGCTGCATCAACAGCTGCGGCCACCACCACAGCGGCCACATCGGCATCCTCGGCGTCGACAAGGACGGCCAGGAGTGGTACCAGGTGACGCTGGGCGGCTCCGACGGCACGCGCCTGTCGGGCGCGGCCACGCCGGGCAAGGTGATCGGCCCCTCGTTCGCCGCCAGCGAAGTGCCCGAGGTGCTCGAAGCCGTGCTCGACACCTACCGCGCGCAGCGCGAGGCCGACGAGACCTTCATCGCCACGCTGCGCCGCGTCGGCATCGAGCCGTTCAAGACCGCCGCCAACGCGGTGCGCAGCGCCACCGCGCGCACGACCGAAACCGCCTGA
- a CDS encoding DUF934 domain-containing protein translates to MTIELFLADRFTPAESEAERRVLANTDDPRETDLTGVRVVELQFPKFTDGRAFSQAFLLRRRLGFTGEIRATGDVLIDQVLQMQRSGFTQAVLAAGQDLAHAQRLLAHYPGFYQGDAVHTAPQTAASAAAA, encoded by the coding sequence ATGACCATCGAACTCTTCCTGGCCGACCGCTTCACCCCCGCCGAGAGCGAGGCCGAGCGCCGCGTGCTCGCCAACACCGACGACCCGCGCGAGACCGACCTCACGGGCGTGCGCGTGGTGGAGCTGCAATTCCCCAAGTTCACCGACGGCCGCGCCTTCAGCCAGGCCTTTCTGCTGCGCCGCCGCCTGGGCTTCACGGGCGAGATCCGCGCCACCGGCGACGTGCTGATCGACCAGGTGCTGCAGATGCAGCGCAGCGGCTTCACGCAGGCCGTGCTGGCCGCGGGCCAGGACCTGGCCCACGCGCAGCGCCTGCTCGCGCACTACCCCGGCTTCTACCAGGGCGATGCGGTGCACACCGCGCCACAAACCGCCGCATCAGCCGCCGCCGCCTGA
- a CDS encoding phosphoadenylyl-sulfate reductase has product MSAIDLYDRPSADFDTKVQRAIALLQAQAALHPRLTQASSLGAEDMVVTHLIHLAGIEASVFVLDTGKLHAETLALIPRIEQRYATAVRVFRPQHEAVVHFVRQNGDDAMYRSIELRKACCDVRKMEPLARALDGHDGWITGLRREQSNARADVGEVVQEPARVKLNPLVDWTWGDVWHFIATHQLPYNELHDRFFPSIGCEPCTRAISVGEDFRAGRWWWEQESAKECGLHVQAAVSSLDRTPA; this is encoded by the coding sequence ATGAGTGCCATCGACCTCTACGACCGCCCCTCGGCCGATTTCGACACCAAGGTGCAGCGCGCCATTGCACTGCTGCAGGCGCAGGCCGCGCTGCACCCGCGGCTGACCCAGGCATCCAGCCTGGGCGCCGAAGACATGGTGGTCACGCACCTGATCCACCTGGCCGGCATCGAGGCCAGCGTGTTCGTGCTCGACACCGGCAAGCTGCACGCCGAAACCCTGGCGCTGATCCCGCGGATCGAGCAGCGCTACGCCACCGCCGTGCGCGTGTTCCGCCCGCAGCACGAAGCCGTGGTGCACTTCGTGCGCCAGAACGGCGACGACGCGATGTACCGCAGCATCGAGCTGCGCAAGGCCTGCTGCGACGTGCGCAAGATGGAGCCGCTGGCGCGCGCCCTCGACGGCCACGACGGCTGGATCACCGGCCTGCGCCGCGAGCAGTCGAACGCACGCGCCGACGTGGGCGAGGTGGTGCAGGAGCCCGCGCGCGTGAAGCTCAACCCCCTGGTCGACTGGACCTGGGGCGATGTGTGGCATTTCATCGCCACGCACCAGTTGCCCTACAACGAACTGCACGACCGCTTCTTCCCCAGCATCGGCTGCGAGCCCTGCACCCGCGCCATCAGCGTCGGCGAGGACTTCCGCGCCGGCCGCTGGTGGTGGGAGCAGGAAAGCGCCAAGGAATGCGGCCTGCATGTGCAAGCCGCCGTGTCCTCTCTTGATCGGACCCCCGCATGA
- the cysD gene encoding sulfate adenylyltransferase subunit CysD — translation MNARTEPAVVETALLHDSHDSHEMQASAHQLSNAHLDALEEETIFILREVAGAFERPALLFSGGKDSLVMLKCAEKAFGAGRIPYPLLMIDTGHNFPEVTDFRDQRAQELGAELIVRSVEDSMKRGTVRLAHPGESRNVHQSVTLLEAIEEFRFDALIGGARRDEEKARAKERIFSHRDSFGQWQPKAQRPELWTLFNTRLHSGEHFRVFPISNWTELDVWQYIARENIALPSIYYTHRREVVDRRGLLVPVTELTPPREGERVELRDVRFRTVGDITCTCPVESTAATPQDIVIETLAAEVSERGATRMDDKTSDASMERRKKEGYF, via the coding sequence ATGAACGCCCGCACCGAACCCGCCGTGGTCGAAACCGCCCTTTTGCACGATTCGCACGATTCGCACGAGATGCAGGCCTCGGCCCACCAGCTGAGCAACGCCCACCTCGACGCGCTCGAAGAGGAAACCATCTTCATCCTGCGCGAAGTGGCCGGCGCCTTCGAACGCCCCGCGCTGCTGTTCTCGGGCGGCAAAGACTCGCTGGTGATGCTCAAGTGCGCCGAGAAGGCCTTTGGCGCGGGCCGCATCCCCTACCCGCTGCTGATGATCGACACCGGCCACAACTTCCCCGAGGTGACCGACTTCCGCGACCAGCGCGCCCAGGAGCTGGGCGCCGAGCTGATCGTGCGCAGCGTGGAAGACTCGATGAAGCGCGGCACGGTGCGCCTGGCCCACCCGGGCGAGAGCCGCAACGTGCACCAGTCGGTCACGCTGCTCGAAGCGATCGAGGAATTCCGCTTCGACGCGCTGATCGGCGGCGCGCGCCGCGACGAGGAAAAGGCGCGCGCCAAGGAGCGCATCTTTTCGCACCGCGACAGCTTCGGCCAGTGGCAGCCCAAGGCCCAGCGCCCCGAGCTCTGGACCCTGTTCAACACCCGGCTGCACAGCGGCGAGCACTTCCGCGTGTTCCCCATCAGCAACTGGACCGAGCTCGACGTGTGGCAGTACATCGCGCGCGAAAACATCGCCCTGCCCTCGATCTACTACACGCACCGCCGCGAAGTGGTGGACCGCCGCGGCCTGCTCGTGCCGGTGACCGAACTCACCCCGCCGCGCGAGGGCGAGCGGGTGGAGCTGCGCGACGTGCGTTTCCGCACCGTGGGTGACATCACCTGCACCTGCCCGGTGGAGAGCACCGCCGCGACGCCCCAGGACATCGTGATCGAGACCCTGGCCGCCGAGGTCAGCGAGCGCGGCGCCACGCGCATGGACGACAAGACCAGCGACGCCTCGATGGAGCGCCGCAAGAAAGAGGGCTACTTCTGA